A window of the Candidatus Krumholzibacteriia bacterium genome harbors these coding sequences:
- a CDS encoding aldehyde dehydrogenase family protein, translated as MSTETRTTAPLRLPPLDLHIGGAWRPAGSGRRFATINPASGKPLCEVAEADAKDVDAAVQAAREALAGKWGRMAASERGKLLWKLGDRILENLEDLAALESADTGKPIAEARLIDVPLTADCFHYYAGLATKIEGATVPVRGPFLCYTLREPVGVMGLITPWNFPMLLAARKLAVALAAGNAILHKPASETPLSALRLAELAQEVGFPPGTWNTIPGRGSVAGAAIVEHPGVSGLAFTGSTEVGQQLMRQAAGTLKKLTLELGGKSPHIVLADADLEQASKFAMLGIFYNAGEVCTAGSRLFVESGIYDAFMEKLVQRSAKLVPGDPADPQTRLGPLASAHHLETVQRYVETGKKEGAALLLGGARSDVPNRDGYYFQPTIFGGVHSEMTIAREEIFGPVLAAQRFDSMDDLVTQANATPYGLAAGVWTRDVKKAHSLARALKAGTIWVNTYNMFDTAAPYGGYKASGFGRESGVAALESYTQLKTVWVDLKE; from the coding sequence GTGAGCACCGAGACGCGCACGACCGCACCGCTGCGATTGCCGCCGCTCGACCTACACATCGGCGGCGCCTGGCGTCCCGCAGGCTCGGGACGGCGCTTCGCCACCATCAACCCGGCCTCGGGCAAACCCCTCTGCGAGGTGGCCGAGGCGGACGCAAAGGACGTGGACGCGGCGGTGCAGGCCGCGCGCGAGGCCCTCGCGGGCAAGTGGGGCCGCATGGCGGCGAGCGAGCGGGGCAAGCTGCTGTGGAAGCTCGGCGACCGCATCCTGGAGAACTTGGAAGATCTGGCGGCCCTCGAGAGCGCCGACACCGGCAAGCCCATCGCCGAAGCGCGCCTCATCGATGTGCCGCTCACCGCCGACTGCTTCCATTATTACGCCGGGCTCGCCACCAAGATCGAAGGCGCCACGGTCCCTGTCCGCGGTCCCTTCCTCTGTTACACCCTGCGCGAGCCCGTCGGCGTCATGGGGCTCATCACCCCATGGAACTTCCCGATGCTGCTCGCGGCGCGCAAACTCGCCGTCGCCCTCGCAGCGGGGAACGCCATCCTGCACAAGCCCGCCAGCGAGACGCCGCTTTCGGCGCTTCGCCTCGCCGAGCTCGCTCAGGAAGTGGGGTTCCCGCCCGGGACATGGAACACGATCCCCGGCCGCGGCTCGGTGGCCGGCGCGGCCATCGTGGAGCACCCCGGTGTCAGCGGCCTCGCCTTCACCGGTTCCACCGAGGTCGGACAACAGCTCATGCGCCAGGCGGCCGGGACGCTCAAGAAGCTGACCCTCGAGCTCGGCGGCAAGTCGCCGCACATCGTGCTCGCCGACGCCGACCTGGAGCAGGCCTCCAAGTTCGCCATGCTCGGCATCTTCTACAACGCCGGCGAGGTGTGCACCGCGGGCTCGCGGCTCTTCGTCGAGTCCGGCATCTACGACGCCTTCATGGAAAAGCTCGTGCAACGGAGTGCCAAGCTCGTCCCCGGCGACCCCGCCGATCCACAGACGCGTCTCGGTCCCCTGGCCTCGGCGCACCATCTCGAAACGGTGCAGCGCTACGTGGAAACGGGCAAGAAGGAGGGTGCGGCGCTCCTGCTTGGCGGCGCGCGCTCGGACGTCCCGAACCGCGACGGCTACTACTTCCAGCCCACCATCTTCGGCGGCGTGCACTCCGAGATGACCATCGCCCGCGAAGAGATCTTCGGCCCCGTGCTCGCGGCGCAGCGCTTCGACTCCATGGACGACCTCGTCACCCAGGCGAACGCCACGCCCTACGGTCTCGCCGCGGGCGTCTGGACGCGGGACGTGAAGAAGGCGCACAGCCTCGCCAGAGCCCTCAAGGCCGGCACCATCTGGGTCAACACCTACAACATGTTCGACACCGCGGCGCCCTACGGCGGCTACAAGGCGAGCGGCTTCGGCCGCGAGTCCGGTGTGGCTGCGCTCGAGTCGTACACGCAACTCAAGACCGTGTGGGTGGATCTCAAGGAGTGA
- a CDS encoding metallophosphoesterase family protein — protein sequence MRHSWPARLPIFLLLCAQPALVTATVTRYPYVQKLGRTSVTIMWRTTNQAAQTIEYGEGTSYDHSFTESQATSNHEVTLTGLFPGATYNYRLVGESLPGAPPFFFSTDHGRSTGTFSFFVTADIGENNATTGHQDETAAMILSQYPRPTFGLLAGDIVYPDGDAADYNANLMTPWRGVLGNMCVWPALGNHDWMRNPETNFVREWALPNNEHYYSFDYGNAHFIALDSKNGILHDKPAQLAWLRQDLEAHRGVQWTFVFFHHPMLTCTYKGHEPDLAQSLMPILDEFKVDVVFTGHAHTYERLYPIHNGAPIDMAMDPYYVKPRGVIYIVSGAGGKIEMNSPTVFCGINAFFLDERILFTMVHVLNDALIIFAIDSITGQVLDGISIVKESTTSDVASMAPRPSLLHNVPNPFNPSTTITFEIPVESLVNLDVYRADGRWITSLAHQVYGPGMHRVPWNGLDQRGELLPSGTYIARLKAGHVERTVKMTLLR from the coding sequence ATGCGGCACTCTTGGCCGGCTCGACTCCCCATTTTCCTCCTGCTCTGCGCCCAACCTGCCTTGGTCACGGCGACGGTCACCCGCTACCCCTACGTGCAGAAGCTCGGCCGGACGAGCGTCACGATCATGTGGCGGACGACGAACCAAGCGGCGCAGACCATCGAATACGGTGAAGGTACGAGCTACGATCATTCCTTCACCGAGAGCCAAGCGACGTCGAACCACGAGGTCACCCTGACCGGCCTCTTCCCGGGAGCAACGTACAACTACCGGCTTGTTGGCGAATCCCTGCCCGGTGCACCACCCTTCTTTTTCAGCACCGACCACGGACGGAGCACGGGCACCTTCAGCTTCTTCGTCACCGCCGATATCGGTGAGAACAACGCCACCACGGGGCACCAGGACGAGACCGCGGCAATGATCCTCTCCCAGTACCCGCGGCCCACCTTCGGCCTCCTGGCCGGGGACATCGTCTACCCCGACGGTGATGCCGCGGACTACAACGCCAATTTGATGACGCCCTGGCGCGGGGTCCTGGGCAACATGTGCGTCTGGCCGGCGCTCGGCAATCACGACTGGATGCGAAACCCGGAGACCAACTTCGTTCGCGAGTGGGCGCTGCCGAACAACGAGCATTACTACTCCTTCGACTACGGCAACGCCCACTTTATCGCTCTCGATTCCAAGAACGGCATCCTGCACGACAAGCCCGCGCAGCTCGCCTGGCTGAGGCAGGACCTGGAAGCTCACCGGGGTGTGCAGTGGACCTTCGTCTTCTTCCACCACCCCATGCTTACCTGCACGTACAAGGGACACGAACCCGATCTGGCGCAGTCGCTCATGCCGATTCTCGACGAGTTCAAGGTGGACGTCGTCTTCACCGGCCACGCGCACACCTACGAGCGTCTCTACCCCATCCACAACGGTGCTCCCATCGACATGGCGATGGACCCATACTACGTCAAGCCCCGCGGGGTGATCTATATCGTGAGCGGGGCTGGCGGCAAAATCGAGATGAATTCGCCCACGGTTTTTTGCGGGATCAACGCCTTCTTCCTCGACGAGCGGATTCTCTTCACGATGGTGCACGTCCTGAACGACGCCCTCATCATCTTCGCCATCGACAGCATCACCGGCCAGGTGCTGGATGGCATCAGCATCGTGAAGGAAAGCACCACCTCGGACGTCGCCTCGATGGCGCCGCGCCCGAGTTTGCTCCACAACGTACCGAACCCCTTCAACCCCTCCACGACCATCACTTTCGAGATCCCCGTGGAGTCCCTCGTCAACCTCGACGTGTACCGCGCCGATGGGCGTTGGATCACGAGCCTCGCCCATCAGGTGTACGGTCCTGGTATGCATCGGGTGCCATGGAACGGCCTCGATCAGCGTGGCGAGCTCCTGCCCTCCGGTACATACATCGCGAGACTCAAGGCGGGACACGTGG
- a CDS encoding zinc-binding dehydrogenase gives MKAILISAHGGPDALQLRDLPRPEPGPGEVLVELHAASINHLDLWVRRGIPGVRYPLPLIPGCDGAGVVAEVGPGVTDLALGTRVLLQPGIACGHCAQCLAGDDNLCRSFGILGEHRHGTQAEFIVVPRVNVLPTTLDFEVAAAFPLVFLTAWHMAASRARIQPGEDVLVHAGASGVGSAAIQIVRLLGARVITTVGSPEKAERVRALGAEHVVLYRERDFAEAIRDLTAKRGVDVILDHVGADTWERNVRSLARGGRLVVCGSTSGYEVPTNLRFLFFKNLSFLGSTMGSKAELARILGLVEHGVLRPIVDRVLPLSDVAQAHDLLERRQVVGKIVLRVH, from the coding sequence ATGAAAGCGATTCTCATCTCGGCTCACGGTGGCCCAGATGCCCTCCAGCTCCGCGACCTGCCCCGCCCCGAGCCTGGTCCCGGCGAGGTGCTGGTGGAGCTGCACGCGGCCAGCATCAATCATCTGGACCTGTGGGTGCGGCGCGGTATCCCTGGGGTCCGCTATCCCTTGCCACTCATCCCCGGCTGCGACGGCGCCGGCGTGGTGGCCGAGGTCGGCCCAGGCGTCACCGACCTAGCTCTCGGCACGCGCGTCCTTCTGCAGCCAGGCATCGCCTGCGGTCATTGTGCCCAGTGCCTGGCTGGCGACGACAACCTCTGCCGCAGTTTCGGCATCCTCGGCGAGCACCGGCATGGCACGCAGGCCGAGTTCATCGTCGTCCCTAGGGTCAACGTCCTTCCCACGACGCTCGACTTCGAGGTGGCGGCGGCCTTCCCCCTCGTCTTCCTCACCGCCTGGCACATGGCGGCCTCCCGCGCCCGGATCCAACCGGGCGAGGACGTGCTCGTCCATGCCGGGGCGAGCGGCGTCGGTAGCGCCGCGATCCAAATCGTCCGCCTCCTCGGCGCCCGCGTCATCACCACGGTGGGCAGCCCGGAGAAGGCGGAGCGTGTCCGCGCCCTCGGCGCCGAGCACGTCGTTCTCTATCGCGAACGCGATTTCGCCGAAGCCATCCGGGACCTCACGGCGAAGCGCGGCGTCGACGTCATCCTCGACCACGTGGGCGCCGACACCTGGGAGCGCAACGTGCGCAGCCTCGCCCGCGGTGGCCGACTCGTCGTCTGCGGCTCGACCTCGGGCTACGAGGTCCCGACCAACCTGCGCTTCCTCTTCTTCAAGAACCTCTCCTTCCTGGGCTCGACCATGGGCAGCAAGGCCGAACTCGCCCGTATCCTCGGGCTCGTGGAGCACGGCGTGCTCCGCCCCATCGTGGACCGCGTCCTTCCCCTATCAGATGTCGCCCAGGCCCACGATCTCCTCGAACGCCGCCAGGTCGTCGGCAAGATCGTGCTGCGGGTCCACTAG
- a CDS encoding amidohydrolase family protein: MTLPPVFDAHLHLQPWHMLHPAVHERLWHGRPDAETILAMARDPGRLLRFLDDEGIETAVLVNYVSPEVMGFTEEANAWIVRYVRGHEDRLIAVGSVHPRTSRDPEGDAERLAAAGIRMLKLHPPHQLVRANEYLDGLESQRRIYAAAAALDLPLLVHTGTSIFPGARNRYADPMPLDDVAVDFPSLRIVLAHGGRPLYMDTCFFLLRRHANIWMDLSGIPPRALLEYFPKLESVAAKVLWGTDWPAPGVPSPRRNAEVFWSLPLTEESKRRILRDNARAFFRLEAR, encoded by the coding sequence TTGACCCTCCCGCCGGTCTTCGATGCGCACCTGCACCTGCAGCCCTGGCACATGCTGCACCCAGCGGTGCACGAGCGGCTCTGGCACGGGCGCCCCGACGCCGAGACCATCCTCGCGATGGCCCGCGACCCCGGGCGCCTCCTCCGCTTCCTCGACGACGAGGGCATCGAGACCGCGGTGCTCGTCAACTACGTGAGCCCCGAGGTCATGGGCTTCACGGAGGAAGCGAACGCCTGGATCGTGCGCTACGTCCGCGGCCACGAGGACCGCCTGATCGCCGTGGGATCGGTGCACCCGCGCACGAGCCGGGACCCGGAGGGCGACGCCGAGCGGCTCGCTGCGGCGGGTATCCGCATGCTCAAGCTGCACCCGCCGCACCAACTCGTCCGCGCCAACGAATACCTGGATGGCCTCGAGTCGCAGCGCCGTATCTACGCTGCCGCCGCCGCCCTTGACCTGCCGCTCCTCGTCCACACCGGGACGTCGATCTTCCCCGGGGCGCGCAATCGCTACGCCGACCCGATGCCCCTCGACGACGTCGCCGTCGACTTCCCTTCCCTCCGCATCGTCCTCGCCCACGGCGGTCGGCCGCTCTACATGGACACCTGCTTCTTCCTCCTCCGCCGGCATGCGAACATATGGATGGACCTGAGCGGCATCCCGCCGCGGGCCCTCCTCGAGTACTTCCCCAAGCTGGAGAGCGTCGCCGCCAAGGTGCTCTGGGGCACCGACTGGCCCGCCCCCGGCGTACCGTCGCCGCGACGTAACGCCGAGGTTTTCTGGTCGCTGCCGCTCACCGAGGAAAGCAAGCGGCGCATCCTCCGCGACAATGCCCGCGCCTTCTTCCGGCTGGAGGCACGATGA
- a CDS encoding GTPase, with protein MPANLTPQYLEAEQRFKQATSPADKMKALRHMMSVIPKHKGTEKIRAELRRKLSRLQDEVENESRRKGGGRSSPGHIPHEGAGQVVLVGPANAGKSSLLAALTAAHPKIAPYPFTTIEPQAGMMAFEDVHVQLVDTPAVSAEFMEAWFPEMVRRADRVLLVADLGSDALLEDVETVVRRLVEKRALLVPLSVDAESDEEEGATTAAAEEGDEEHERLETLVAANQCDQPGAEERLELLREMLPGLLGAEIPASALHVVSATTGTGLETLRRTLFDSLRVVRVYTKTPGHKPDLEKPFVVPRGSNVMDLAEVIHRDIAANLKFARIWGSSRFDGQTVQRDHVLQDRDVIEIHS; from the coding sequence GTGCCCGCGAATCTGACCCCGCAGTATCTCGAAGCCGAGCAGCGCTTCAAGCAGGCGACTTCACCCGCCGACAAGATGAAAGCCCTGCGACACATGATGTCGGTGATCCCGAAGCACAAGGGCACGGAGAAGATCCGCGCCGAGCTGCGACGGAAGTTGTCACGTCTGCAGGACGAGGTCGAAAACGAGAGCCGTCGGAAGGGCGGCGGGCGCAGCAGCCCCGGGCATATCCCGCACGAGGGCGCGGGACAGGTGGTGCTCGTCGGGCCGGCAAACGCGGGGAAATCGAGTTTGCTCGCGGCGCTGACTGCTGCTCATCCGAAGATCGCGCCGTATCCGTTCACGACGATCGAGCCCCAAGCAGGCATGATGGCATTCGAGGATGTTCATGTGCAGCTGGTGGACACGCCCGCCGTGAGTGCCGAGTTCATGGAGGCCTGGTTCCCGGAGATGGTACGGCGCGCGGACCGCGTCCTCCTCGTCGCCGACTTGGGGAGCGACGCGCTTCTCGAGGATGTGGAGACCGTGGTCCGGCGCCTGGTGGAAAAGCGGGCGCTACTCGTACCGCTGTCCGTGGACGCGGAGAGCGACGAAGAGGAGGGAGCGACCACAGCCGCCGCGGAGGAAGGGGACGAAGAGCACGAGCGCCTCGAGACCCTCGTCGCCGCCAATCAGTGCGACCAGCCTGGGGCCGAGGAGAGACTGGAGCTGCTCCGAGAGATGCTTCCAGGTCTCCTCGGGGCGGAGATCCCTGCCTCGGCGCTGCACGTCGTCTCCGCCACGACGGGGACCGGGCTCGAGACGCTGCGTCGAACCCTCTTCGACTCGCTCCGTGTCGTCCGCGTGTACACGAAGACCCCAGGGCACAAGCCGGATTTGGAGAAACCCTTCGTCGTCCCCCGCGGCTCTAATGTGATGGACCTCGCCGAGGTTATCCATCGCGACATCGCCGCCAACCTCAAGTTTGCCCGCATCTGGGGCAGCAGCCGCTTCGATGGTCAGACGGTGCAGCGCGACCACGTGCTCCAAGACCGTGACGTGATCGAGATTCATTCCTAA